The segment CCACCAGGGTGTCCTCGAGGCGGCCCCCACCCTGGCGTTGCTTCCTCAAGGCCTCCTCCACGTCCTCGGGCCGGGCCAAGCCCAGCTCCACCAGGATCTCTCCCAGGGGCTTGGCCTTGGGCAGGCGCCTTTGCACCTCGAGGGCCTCCCTTAAGTCCTCGCGGCTCAGGCGCCCCTCCTGGACCAGGACCTCCCCCAGGCGGCTTTTTTCCGGGTAGGCCTGGTGGAAAAGGGCTTCCCACTCCTTGGGAAGGGTGAGGAAGAAACGGGTGGGGCGCCCAAGGAGCTCCGCCACCGCCTCCTTGTGCCGGGGATCGGCAAGGACCACCTCCACCTCCCCGTTTCTGAACCCCACGGGCACGGCGCTATAGCGCAGGGCATCCGAGCGCAGGAGAAGGTTGGTGGCGGCGGGGTCGGGGGATAGGCCCTGGGTGGAGGGGAGAAACTCCATTCCCTTCTGCTCGGCCAAAACCCGGTAGAGGACCTCCTCGGGTAGCCCCTTGCGCACCAGGATGCGGCCCAGGAGATCCCCGGTCTTTTCCTGCTCCACCAGGGCTTCCTCCAGGGTGTTCCGGTCCAGGAGGCCCTTCTCCACCAGAAGCTCGCCCACCTTCAGCTCCTCCCGGCTGGGGCCGCTGGGGGGAGGGGGTAGGGGCAGGTTGAGTTCGGGGTAGTTCTTGGCTAGGGCATAGAGGAAGGCGCTTTTGGTGGCCTGGTAGGGTTCCACCACCATCCCGGTGAGGTCCTCCACCTCCTCGAGGGCCAAGGTGTCCAGGGGGTTCACGAAGGCCACCCGCACCACCCCTGCCTCCTCGTCCAGGGCAAAGGGGATGGCCTGGAGCTCCTTGGCCTTCTCCGCCGGCAGGAGGGCCTTCACCTTGGGAGGGATCTCCAAGGTGTGAAGCTCCACCAGGGGGATGCCGAAGTGGTCCTCGATGGCCTGGGCGATCCGCCGTTCCGAAAGCAGCCCCGAGTCCACGATGACCTCGGCCAAGGAACCCCCCACCTCCCGGTGTTTCTCCAGGGCCATCTGCAGCTCCTCGTCGGTGAGGAGGCCGGCATCCAATAGGATGGCACCTAGCCGTTTGTCCCCGATGGTAAGCACGCTCATCCCAATCCTCCCCATGGCCTTCTGAATGGAGTCTCCAGCATCCGTATGAAACGGGTGTAAAAGAATTCCCTCTCCCGCAAGGGGGGTACCAAAACGGTGTAGGCTCCCACCAGGTTGCCCCCCAGCACGTCGGTGAAGATCTGGTCTCCCACCACCGCCACCTGCTGCGCCGGGAGGCCCAGGGCTTTTAAGGCCCTGCGGAAGCCCAGCCAAGGCTTGAGGGCAGGGGCGTGGCCAGGGAGGCCCACCCTTTCCTGGATCCGGGCGAAGCGGTCGGGGAGGGCGTTGGAGAGGAGGTAGACAGGAACCTCAGCCTTTAGGGCCTCCAGCCAGGCTTGGAACTCGGGCAGGGGTTCCTCCTCCCCGTAGGGCAAGAGGGTGTTGTCCAGGTCCAGGATCACTCCCCGAAGGCCTCGCTCCTCGAGCCACTTCGGGGTTAGGTGGAGGAGGGAGGGCAGGACCGCTCGGGGGAAGAGCATAGCCTTACCCTATTGTGGCATGGTGGTATGAACAAGCCCCTAACGGGGGAGCATGACGAGCCCCCACATCCGTCCCGTTTTCCCCCGGTCACGGCGGTGGGAGAAGAGGGTGGGTTCGCAGTGGGTGCAAAGGCCTACCCGGTAGATCCTTTCCCGGGAAAGCCCCGCCCTTTCCGCCTGGAGAAGAAGGGCCCTTTCCAGGTCTAAAAGGTACTTACCCGGGGCTTTGGGATCTGGGGTAAGGGTATTTAGGCCCGCTTGGGCAAACCTCGTTGCCACCTCCTCTCCCACCTGGTAGCACCGGCCCCCGATGCCGGGGCCAATGGCCAGGTGGACCCCCTTGGGATCCAGGCCCAAGCTTTCCAGCCGCTCCAAGGCCCGGGGGAGGATCCCCCCACCACTCCCCGCCAGCCCGCATGGAGGGCCGCCACCGCCCCCTCGGGGTGGTAAAGCAAAAGGGGGTAGCAGTCCGCCACCCCCACCCGCAGGAGGAGGCCCGGCGTGCGGGTGAGGAGGCCATCCCCTTCCCAAACCCCAGGGCCTTCCACCAGGCGGATTTCCGTGCCGTGCACCTGCTTGAGCCCCGCCACGGGGGGGTGGCCGAAGGCGGCCAGCACCCTTCGTTGGTTTTCCTCCACCCGCTTGGGGTCGTCCCCGGTGGCGGCGGAGAGGTTGAGGCTGGCGAAGGGGCCTTCCGAGACCCCGCCCAGACGGGTGGTGAAGCCGTGGGGCACCGGGAGGGGAGTGGTGAGGAGGGGAACCATGCCTCTATTGTGCCCTGGGGTTCCGCAAAACGTGCCCTTACCCCTATTCTTCACAGACTCAGGTGTATATCATAGCCTCATGAAGACGGACCGGAACCAGCTCCGCTTCAACCAGGTTCTCCTCACCCTTCTTCTCCCCCTGGCGGCGCTTTGGGACCTACCCCTTCTGGTCTATCTCCTCTTCCTCCTCATGGTGAGCCAGCACACCTCTTGGGATCTGATGGTGGCCCTGAAGCGGGCCCTAGGCATCCCGGCCAGGCTGGTGGAGGAGGACCCCAGGCCCCACCGCTTCGCCCGCACCTTGGGGGCGGTGTTTTTGGGGCTTGCCTCCCTCTTCCTCCTTCTCGGGCTCAAGGGGGTGGGGTACGCCTTGGCCCTGTTGGTGGCCCTATTGGCCTTCATTAACCTGGCCTTCGGCTTCTGCCTGGGTTGCTTCCTCTACCTGCACCTGCGTTACGCCCGGGCCCTTATCACCGGGAAATAGCCTCGAGAAGGCGCACCATCTCGATGGCGGTGAACACCGCCTCGGCTCCCTTGTTCCCCGCCTTACCTCCGGCCCTTTCCTGGGCTTCCTCCGGGGTGTTGGTGGTGAGGACGCCGAAGACGATGGGCTTTTCCGTTTGCAGCATGGCCTGCATGAGGCCAGAAGCGGCCTGGGCGGCCACGTACTCGAAATGGGGGGTTTCCCCCCGCACCACAGCCCCCAAGGCCACCACCGCATCCACATCGGGGCGCAGGGCCAGGCGCTTGGCCACCAGGGGTAGCTCAAAGGAACCCGGTACCCAGGCCACCAGAACCTCGGCGGGGTCCCCGCCCAGGCGGGCGTAGGCCTCGAGGGCCCCTTCCAGGAGAAGCTTGGTCACCCGTTCGTTGAAGCGGCCCACGGCGATGGCCAAGCGCACCCCTTTGGCGGTGAGGATGGGGGAGAGGATCTTGGGCTTCATGGTCCCAATATACTTTGGGGGTGGAGCGGTATCTCCTGGTGGCCTTGGGTGGGGCCTTGGGCTCCGCCTTGCGCTACGGGCTTGGGGCCTGGGTGCAGGCCCTTACCGGGCCCAGCTTTCCCTATAGCACCCTCTTGATCAACGCTTTGGGCAGTTTCCTCATCGGTGTGGTGATCCGCCTATCCCTGGAGGGGGCCCTGTCTGGGGAGGGGCGCCTCTTCCTGGCGGTGGGGGTGTTGGGGGGGTTTACCACCTTTTCCACCTTTAGCTACGAGACCTTAGCCCTCATCCAGGACGGCGAGGCGTGGAGGGCCTTTTTATACGTCTTTTTCAGCGTCTTCCTGGGCCTTTTCCTGGTGCTTCTGGGCTACCGCCTGGGCGGGGTCCTGGTAGCCTAGGGGTATGAAGCTGGAAGGGGAGGCCAAGCTCCTGCGCATCTTTGTGGGGGAGTCGGACCGGCACGGGGGGAGGCCCCTCTATGAAGCCCTCGTCCTCGAGGCCAAGCGCCAGGGCCTAGCCGGGGCCACGGTGTTCAAGGGCTTCATGGGCTTCGGTGCCCACTCCCGCATCCACACCGCCAAGGTGCTCCAGCTCTCCGAGGACCTGCCCGTCATGATCGAGATTGTGGACACCGAGGAGAAGATCCGGGCTTTTCTTCCTGTTTTGGATGGCCTGCTTAAGGAAGGGCTGGTCACCTTGGAGAAGGTGGAGGTCATCCGCTACCGAAGCCGGTGATCCAGGGCGCTTTCTTTCCCCGGGGGCTGGTCTAGCCTAAAGGCATGGAGAGGATTCCCCCGGGCCAGGTGGTCACGGAGCGGTTCCCCATCCTCACCTATGGGGAGGAGCCCAGGGTTTCCCCCGAGGAGTGGCGGTTTTCCCTCTTCGGCCTGGTGGAGGAGCCCTTTACCCTCACCTTCCAGGAGCTCCTCCGCCTGCCCCAGGTGGAAGTGGTGCGGGACTTCCACTGCGTGACCCGCTGGAGCCGCCTGGATGTGGCCTGGCGGGGGGTGCGGGTGAAGGACCTTTTGCTGAGGGGCAAGCCCAAGCCCCAGGCGGTGGCCGCCTTGGTCCACAGCTACGGGGGCTACACCACCAACCTCTTCCTGGAGGATCTCCTGCGGGAGGAGGTCCTCCTCGCCCACACCCTTTTCGACAAGTCCTTGCCTGTGGAGCGGGGTGGGCCGGTGCGCCTGGTAGTGCCCCACCTCTACGCCTGGAAAAGCGCCAAGTGGGTGCGGGGCATTGAGCTTCTGGACCACTTGGAGCTGGGGTTTTGGGAAAAGCTGGGCTACCACTTCCGGGGCGACCCCTGGCGGGAGGAGCGCTTTCAGGAGGGTCCCATCCCCGCCGCAAGCCTGCGGTTCCAAAGCCGGAAAGGAGGGAGGGAAGGATGACGGCTCTAGAGCAAGCCCGCCTGGATGTGGAGGAGGCCTTGCGCCGCTACTGGGAGTGCCTGAAGGCGGAAGAGGAGGAGTACGCCGAGGACTACGAGCGGGTCACCTTCATGGAGTACGAAGCCCCTGCCCCCGATCCCTGCGCCGAGGCCTTTTCCCGGCTGGTGGCGGCGGTGCGAGCCTACGAGAAGGCCTCGGGGCGGCGGGAAGACCTGGACCTGGGGGCGTTGCGGAACCAAGTCTACGAGGCCCTAGATAAGGGGTAGGCTTGGGCCTTGCCTCCTTGGAAGTAGTGGGCCTCTTGGTATCCGAGGTTGAGGAGAAGATCCACCGCCTCCTTGAAGGCATACCCCACTTGGGGGGGCTGGTGGGCGTCGGAGCCCAGGACCACCCCGATCCCGAGCTCCCGGGCCCGCCGTAGGAGGGCGGGGGCCGGGTAGATCTCCTGGGCCGGGTTCCGGAGCCCGGCGGTGTTCACGTCCAGGAGAAGCCCCTCCTCCGCTATAGCCCCAAGGGCGGGTTCGGCCAGCTCCACG is part of the Thermus caldilimi genome and harbors:
- a CDS encoding YqeG family HAD IIIA-type phosphatase produces the protein MLFPRAVLPSLLHLTPKWLEERGLRGVILDLDNTLLPYGEEEPLPEFQAWLEALKAEVPVYLLSNALPDRFARIQERVGLPGHAPALKPWLGFRRALKALGLPAQQVAVVGDQIFTDVLGGNLVGAYTVLVPPLREREFFYTRFIRMLETPFRRPWGGLG
- a CDS encoding DUF4395 family protein — translated: MKTDRNQLRFNQVLLTLLLPLAALWDLPLLVYLLFLLMVSQHTSWDLMVALKRALGIPARLVEEDPRPHRFARTLGAVFLGLASLFLLLGLKGVGYALALLVALLAFINLAFGFCLGCFLYLHLRYARALITGK
- the ribH gene encoding 6,7-dimethyl-8-ribityllumazine synthase, which translates into the protein MKPKILSPILTAKGVRLAIAVGRFNERVTKLLLEGALEAYARLGGDPAEVLVAWVPGSFELPLVAKRLALRPDVDAVVALGAVVRGETPHFEYVAAQAASGLMQAMLQTEKPIVFGVLTTNTPEEAQERAGGKAGNKGAEAVFTAIEMVRLLEAISR
- the crcB gene encoding fluoride efflux transporter CrcB; the encoded protein is MERYLLVALGGALGSALRYGLGAWVQALTGPSFPYSTLLINALGSFLIGVVIRLSLEGALSGEGRLFLAVGVLGGFTTFSTFSYETLALIQDGEAWRAFLYVFFSVFLGLFLVLLGYRLGGVLVA
- a CDS encoding DUF190 domain-containing protein: MKLEGEAKLLRIFVGESDRHGGRPLYEALVLEAKRQGLAGATVFKGFMGFGAHSRIHTAKVLQLSEDLPVMIEIVDTEEKIRAFLPVLDGLLKEGLVTLEKVEVIRYRSR
- a CDS encoding sulfite oxidase-like oxidoreductase, whose product is MERIPPGQVVTERFPILTYGEEPRVSPEEWRFSLFGLVEEPFTLTFQELLRLPQVEVVRDFHCVTRWSRLDVAWRGVRVKDLLLRGKPKPQAVAALVHSYGGYTTNLFLEDLLREEVLLAHTLFDKSLPVERGGPVRLVVPHLYAWKSAKWVRGIELLDHLELGFWEKLGYHFRGDPWREERFQEGPIPAASLRFQSRKGGREG